ACTCTCTCGCACTTCGCGAAAAGGTCCGTGTCTTTACTTCTCGTTTCATTCCTTCTATAGTTGATGCAACAGTCATACTCGAATCATCCTTATGGATTGTGCGCTTAATAAATTCTAGTTTGATCGGCACATTATGAAATTTGACTTACCGATTTTGGGACTGTCACGCGTTTAGCACCAGGTCGATAAATCTGAATTGCTGGTCTATCTTTATTTCgaatctttctttctttgtcaGCAGAATCATTATCGTGTTTTTTCCTCGACgaccccttttcttcttctggtttcGGGGACGTTGCTCCAGATCCTGGATTTTCGTTACTGGACGTAACCTCCTCTTTCggaattgttttctttggtAGCTGTTGCGTTTCTTGCTTGACGTCAGGCTTATTTGAATCAACCGATGATTCAGCAACtgctttcttttccattttgggCTTGGATTTTTCTCTAACTATTCGATCTTTCGgtttgtctaatttttctttcggctTATCCAGTTTAGGGCGTGATCCTTCTTTAGCCACTTTCTTTGCACTCGCTTCAGCTTTCTCAAGAGTTTCGCGCTCGGTGTTTCTCAAAACCTAATCATATACATTATGTTATATCGCATATCAAATTGAAGCTAAGATATAAGTTTTACTTTGACTTGATTGTGCGGTCGATCGtcctctttctttcctttttgactTGGTTTGTCTTGCTTCTTGTCTTCCTTCTTGCCATCTCGTTTTTTACTTAAACGCTCAAGCTCTCGTtgcttctttttatcaaattctTTCCGTcttctttcgtcttttttctcctcGCGGAACTTTTCCCTGTCAAGGCGTCTCTGATGTATAAATTCAACTAACGGTGTAGTAACTTTGGCATGTCCATTTGCTACAACAACAATAATTTTGATTCAATGTTTtaaacagtaaacaaaaatttaaaaaaatacctttaatTTCACGTTCTCTGAGTTCAAGCTGTTCCAAGTATGTTTCGGCGCTCTGCAAGACGATTTCATCTGGCTGTTCTAGCTTCTTTAAAAACTCCAAGTAGTGAGGGTCATTGTCAATAGTGTTGCACTTGTCTTCTTTAGCTCCTGGTTCTTGGTGACGAGGAATTCTCTGATAAGGAGCAAATTCAACTACTGCTGGGTATTCAGTGCccttctgatcaagaaaaacaTAACCATCAAATTTATCCTGGAAGGTGAATATTTCTTCAAGGTTCAGGAAATTTATGTATGCCCGACTAAATGTTGGAACTCCAAACTGCTGTTCGCCTTTTACAAAGTAGAAGAAATCATTGTCAGGTAATGGTGAGATCTGTTCAAGAAAGACTTCTTCTGTCATTGTTGGTGGCAGGCGTCGTATGATAAcctgaaaaaagaacaaaaatatagGTTTTCTTCATTTATGCACTATAGATGCACTATAGATCAAAACTTACCTTGGATGGTGCTTTTTCCTTTGACTTGGTTCTATCCTTTTCCTTAGTGGAAACCTTTTTCTTCGTCTCTCTACTCTGCTCATCTTGCGccattttaattcaaaatatttatatttatttcaaaagaaaacccaTCAATCACGAACTATGCAGTCGCGCGTACATCAAATATGTGTTGAATAAAAACGTCGTCTGCTCCGTGATATCAAAATGCTAGTAGCGCTTTTTCGCTTCGACGGGTGTGTGGAATTTTACATTAACTATCGAGGTCTTATTAATCGGTTGTTTGAAATTATattgctttttttcctttgtgttTTATTGAGACTTGGTTTAGCAATTGAACTGGCTTCGTAAGTttccacttgaatttttttatttagaaaaaaaagtgattttcggTGAGAAAGCCACCATAGACCATACGTCAAAGCGGATAGGTgggaatgaaaaatgaaagacaCAACACTGTTCGATTTCTCGTTATCTTAATCAAGACACTGTATTTTATTATCATCGGACGTGGAATAAtgcatttaaaaatgataGCATGACGGGTAGAAAATGAACTTATTCGGCAGAGTATTTTaggtattttgaaaatacaCGACTTAAGCTAAAGCGAGTGATAGCCATCTTCCAAAACGTAGCAACTAAACTTTTCGCATTTTGCACGATTACAGCTGCACTTTGACGCGGGGTGAATTCATCAATTGTCGCGCTGACGTCAGGTTGCTCAATCTTGTTCTGGACAGCAGGTTCGTTCAACACAGATTTAGAAGACAAGTGATTCATTGAGTTCCGCGATGGTGGTTCTTGTCTATTTTGCCTGGGAATATTGGCAAAGATTGCATTGAAGTTGAATTTGATCACTGTGGACCAGTTTGTTCCAATGACCGGTAGCAAAGATGCATTGGCCACCAGCGCAGGTAAAATGGCCATTTGCCCTTGGTAACAGACACGAATCATTGCCTCTCCCCTTATTTCAATCTGCTTACCGTTGAAATCGGATACTGTCTGGATGACCGGCTTTTCGATGAGTGTTGGGCATCCGATCTTTTCCCACATAGGCAAATCAATGATCGTGTTTGTGGCACCCGTATCGATCGTGATTTTCACAGGTATTCCGTTCATTACTATTTCGACACTTGGTTTCGCTATAGCCATTTCCAGATCTTCAGCAGCAGGATAGAAGCAATTCTTGTTGGGTATGCACTTTTCGTGAAAGATTGCGTTCCAGTTTATTTTGAGATGAGAAAGCCAAGTCAGTCCCATGACATTGCAGCTAGTCATGCTTTCCACAACAAGTACAGGTAAATTGTGTGTCCTCCCCTGGTGTTCAATTTTTGCGAAAAATTCACCTTGCAATTTTATTCCGCCGCCTCCAGGGACCAGTGATTCGTACAACGGGCTGCACAATTTGGGCTTTCCGACGAGACACCAGGTGTTTTGGTTTATGAAGGTACATTCCGATCCTGAATCAATGAGCATGGGTACAACGTAACTGTTGATGTTTACGTCTAAAAAGTATTTGTGAGGGCCGGGACATGTGATTTGTTTAGCTTCTTCCCACTCTGCATCCGTTGGTATCCGTATCACATTTTCCAGCACTGTTCCATCGAGTTGTGGGTCTGACATGGTAGGATTATGAAAGCTTCCACGATTGGTCTACGGCTTGGATTTCGTATCTTACCACGGCTCTTCATGGCGCTTTATAGAAATCCATCATGGAAAGTCGTTCGGCAAGAGGTAAAAGGGAAGGAAtgtattcaaataattaaacGGTTTAGGTTTAAAACATCAATCCATTCTTTCAATTGGATTAAATTAATATAACAAACATATTTCAGTCATCATTTCAAGGAAGTTTAAAATGAGTTTTAGGTTAGGGCCAGACTTAAGTTCACATGCACGGAGTAAAAgctcgataaaaaaaatatacatatatTTCTATGATTACAGCAGCATCGGATCGGGCAAcaagaatttctttttgcgAAGTTTCTTTGTTGCGAAATTAGCGCTTTAACGCTGATTGTGAGAAAATGCGAGATTCAGGAGATAatgttgattgtttttttcgaGACTGGACGGACTTATGGACGGGACTTGCTGAATCTTCTAActgatttgaaaaagaataagatacTGTAggaatattttccttttcgacTTCGTTTAACTTGATTTCGTGCTTTTCAGCACTTGACTGTTTCGCTTCAAATTTATCGCGAATGATTGAAAACTGTCGCCGTGCTGGGCGTTTGCTTTGTGATCCATCGGGTGTAAGTTCAACAGAGATGTCGGATTCCACTGAAGATTCAGAAAGCTTTGAAAGAAAACTTATCTCAACGTATGTGAGGTGTTGGTCCTCGAGTGATGCATCGCATGCACTTTTGTCCATAATAGTATCGACCGTTTGGACAAGGGAACTTTTAGATCTAGTGGACGACGTTGAATTACTTTCGCTAACTTCAGTAATGATGCTTAGATTATGACCCAAAGTAGGACAAACTCGAATCGGTCCAGCAATCGTGCTGACATTTTCATTGTTCCATATGAAATCATAAAGCTTGGATGCATTCAAATCCGGTTGCTGGTAGACATTGTGGCCATGAACAGCTAGAGCTTTTAATTGCGCAATAGCGTCTTCTATACTTAATTTACCGGAAGGCAAGAAGCGACTTGAATCATTCGACGACGTTGAAGTTATGGATGATTCCAGTGGATCTCTTTCCTAGTGGGTCGTAACGAAATTTTTAGTTATCATTTAATTAGATAATGAAATAACTTGTAAAAGAATACCTTGCAAACGCTGTTATCGTGAAAGCTTGTTTCAATGTCCGAATAACTTTTCCAATGACGGATGCCCCAATCAGTGCGGTTAACATTAAGAATAACCATGTTTTCATAATCGTGAACTGAGGTGTTCGAAGCTTCGCTTTTTGAATCGATCTCATTTACGAAAAGAAATGACTGCGTTGGCATAGCTTTATTAGAGCACGACCAATTCCAAACTTGAAGATGTCCTTCTGATTTAGTCTTCAGCATTGGAGCTTCATCTGCAAGAGAAGTGACTTCCAGCAGTCGCGAATCGGAAATAGATTTTCCTGTTCGACGACCAGCAGGTTCCATGGTCAATGGATCCTGCAATTCGtgtatttctattttctctgTGCACGGCTGATTGCATTGAGATGGATTGTTATTCTCAAGCGGTATTTCGGATTCTATTTTAGCCGTAGCCACTGCTACAGGTTCTATAACAGCCGAAGCCAAACTgttaattgaaaaagaaaacacgttTAATAAACTAGTCcataaaaatatgttttgacGTAGTTTTAGCTCACCTGACACCTGAGAATTTGCGATTCATATGCTTGAGCGTTCTTATTGTGAAAACAGGGCTGACACTAAGGGCGGGTTGTTCTTCGTGGGTATCTCTTTCTTGTCGAGTATTCTGatcaatttaataaaaattattgatgacatgagatttgaaaatattaataGTGATTAATAGTGACCAACCTCTTCTATGCGAGAAGCAACTGACGAGGACTGAAATTTAATAGGACCGGAAGGATGAAACCAACGGTAATATACTAGTTGACTGGTATGACCTtatgaaataaatttgatcAACAGATAaatgattaattaattattatttttttaataatagaaaatttcGTACCTAACAAGAAGCCAACGACAATCAAAGTGGGAGCGACTGTATTAAACCAGAGACGATCCGTATGCTCTTGGGAAAATCGAAGAAAGATAGCAACGCATGCTGCGTTTTCCGTGGCCGTCACTGTGTAAAACACTATGGCTCTCTGGCGTGATTGTCCTTCCTAAAACAAATATCCAGttagacaaaagaaatttgattggttttattatttttttttttccatttgtgtACCTTACCTTAacattgaagaaacaaaaacaataaataacaCCAACTACAGCATTATAAATTCTTTCTTCCCAAGCTGTTGAACATAAATCAGTTTTTTGCTTGATTGTCCAAAGCGTCATTCCAACCCAATGAATAGTAATGGCAAGCAAGAACCATAAGTGAATAACAGAAGCACATACAAGCAAGGCCATAATCCGTGAAACCATTGTGCCTGTTCGCCATGCAGCTTGCAAAGCCAAACCTATCCATGTGATGCGTGCTTTATCTTCCCTTGAATTTCGCATGGTTCGGGCATATGACGCTATACCCCAAGCAAGTGAGAATAAAGAACCCAATGCAGAGATACCttgtgaaataaattttcagttAGGTAAGCTAATTCACAAAAGACCTAATAAATTTTATAGGTGTCTAACCAGTCCAAGGATGCCATGAATCAAGCTCATGCATTACATATAACTGAAGTAGGAGTTGGGGAGCTGACTCcaaaaaagattcaaataaCCTTAGCAAGCAAACATCACTTTGGTAGTGACACAACAGTTGCAAAGTCTGATTGTTGGTATGGGATTCTGCACGTTGTTGagattttaacaaatttagAATGTCAGCATATCTgtaaattaaaagaatatttagCTAATGCAATAGGTAAGATGAATTAAGTTAAATAAACTTACCGATAAACAATTCCAAGCAGTGAGAAATGAGAAAGAGCCATTGGTAAAGTGACAGCAGTTTGATCAACCTTATACCATCGCAGACTAATACATTGTATTAAAATAGATGGTACAATAGATAACACTAATGTTAAAATTCCCCATTCAAAATATCCAGCATTCAGATATTTAACACCCAAGATAATATCTagatttagaaaaatgaaacatgaTCCAACAAAGTGTCTAACGTAACAGAAAATGCAAATGTTTCTCTACCTGTGACGATGTCTGCAACATAAAGCAACAACGATAAAATAGTAACAACACCATCACACAATGTATATTTTGCACTgggtttgattttaaaagtaGAATGTACAGTAATGGCCTCTGAATTTTGACAAAGTTCACTAGCCATTTTCGGCTAATTTCGAAATGTTGACTACTCATCATGGCCTACTATAGTCACGGCCCATCATCGTACGCTTCTGTGTGGGACCAATTTTAGGTTCCCTGCCCCTTTCCTGTTGCCATAGTACATAGCCAGAGGGTCGTAAGTATCGGTTTTTGTTCCACATTTCCGCAGATTCTTTCCACCCTTTGGGATTTTTTGGCTTAAGTCGCCATGCCTGTGTGTCTGGCTTGCATCCAGCCATGGTCAGAGTCGATTAAATGCAATTGAAGGACAGTCTAGTGGGTATAGCGGAGGATTCCCACATGAGAGGCGATGGGCTCAAATCTATGCAAGTCATTatcaatttttcataatttttccttgttttttctatatttttaaagcgaattagatggaatgcctagattgtgtaaaaaatgcgagtttttcacatttttgaaaacaaaatctgaatttgttttctttggcaaggacttagaaaaaaaagcaaattcagattttgttgaaaatagggcattccatctaattcgctttaaaaataaagaaaaaacaaggaaaaattatgaaaaattgattatgACTTGCATAGATTTGAACCTAATACCACCCTAGTGAGAATCTACCACTTTAACCACTAGCCTACCAATCGCTTACTTTCAGTCGACTCTGACCATAGCACTATGCAAGCCAGACACAGAATCTGCGGAAATGTGGAACAAAAACCGATACTTACGACCCTCTGGCTATGTACTATGGCAACAGGGAAGGGGCAGGGAACCCAAAATTGGTCCCACACAGAAGCGTACGATGATGGGCCGTGACTATAGTAGGCCATGCTACTCATTCAAACATGTAGCATTGCTAAATCACACAATTTGGTTTTGGTGCGCATTGCCTTGGGCCCTTGGCAGAGTGGCGGAGTGGCCGACTTGATGCGCAATTTCTTCTTAGCAAAgtaatttgctatttttacgAAAAGAGAACAGAAATAAGAAccgaaatataagaaaaatttgatgaaaaaaaaaaaacgccaaaAATCTTTTTGTAATCTCCTCGAAGTACAAACttaatcaaatttatttgacaTTTAGTTTACGGTGCTTTTGCAAACACGGAGGTGAgcaaaatttgttgttgttgtattcaaATGGAACTTTGCCGCTGATATCCAAACCACAAAGGAAGCAACGAACCAAAACTGGAGTTGCCAATCCAGTAACTGATGCATTCGCTAATAATCGTCGTTCAGCAGCCAAAGCTCtctgaaaaaggggaaaatataaattttttagttcggtttaatttttaaaaatcataccTTTTCTCTATCAGATAGCGCTACAAAACGAGCTTTGTCTTCTTCAATTTTGCGTTTCTCTTCTTCAACTTTACGCAATTCCTCCTGtactcgtttttcttcttccattttagCTTTCTCGAtagactttttctcttttttaacctGCTTCTGAACTTTACGCTTTTCGGCCAGTTTATCTgctttttgtttctctatttCATCTGTCAAAGGTGAGGGAATCGCTGCTTTGATAAAATCAAATCGATCGGGATAAGCACCCATAAACCGGCGAAACGTTGCTCGCGTTTCTTTATCTGATGCTACCATATAAGGAACTCTTCCGGAAGCATCGCTCAAAGAAGGGTCACATCCCAGCTCCATCAATTTCCTGAAATGAGAATCCAAAGGTTAATTGAAAACACACAAAGACAAATGTTTATTGTTCACAATACCAAACAAAAGTAGCCCGCTTGTTGACCATCGCTGATCGCTGAAGCAAAGTTTCACAATCGTCGCCGAGCCTCTGATTCAAAACATCTGTCATATCCAGATGGTACTCTTCACGATACGAATCCAAAATCTCTGACAATTTGTCAATCTCCTTGTCAAATAAATCAGCATTTCCTCGCTTGATAGCAAGAAAAATGTTCTCAATTATATCTTTTTCACCAGGGAAAAGATCCTTGTCATCAATAactatgaattttaaaaataataaaattatttaaatcactaacaacaaaatacaaaattactTATTTCAACAGGTTGAACAGCGATATTGCTATTGATTTTTgccacaatttttttcttcattctttttgCGCGTTGAAGTTCCAAGACCTTTAGTTCATCATCACTTGTTTCTTCGCCAAGCTGCAAATTCTGTGTTGCTGAAATCACCTTTGTTAAATCTTCTACAGCTACTTCTTCATCTTTAAATACCAAATAAACTCTTACGATTAGAGGTACCATTATAAATTAATAGACTCGAAAAAACATCTGTACTTACCAACTAGTTCAACCGTTGCCAAATGCAACCAAACTCTTTGAACTTCGTTTAGAGTAGCTCGTCTTGTAGGGAAAGGAATTGATCTTAATCGTGGATCACTTCGGTcaaaaaatggatttttccCTCCAAACATAATTGTCTGGTTCGAACTTGCTGCCCGATACAAAATAAAGTGGCATTTTTTCAGTACATCGCACCAGGATATAAACAAAGATTGAACATGCTAGAAAGAAAATcatagaaaataatcattcaaAGATCGATGTTTACATGACCCTAAAAAGTTGTAGTACCTCTGCAAAGGCTGCTTCGTTGTAGCGTCGAAGAGAGGCACCTGCTGATTTTGGATGGGAGCCACCTCCAGATTTGTTATCCCTACTAGACTGACCGCCACCTTGCTTAGCTCTGACAGTGTATGAATGAAAAGTCTTGTGGTGAATCAAATCAGCTCCTAATAATTATAATTTCACATTCAAATAACAATTAGGCCTAACTGATTTACTGATTGGATGTGGTTTAAATTTACCTTGGTAAATTGCTGCAGCAAAATGACCACCTCCTAACATAATTATAGCCCACATGTTTTGGTTTGGCAATGACTGAATAAGCTGGAGTAATTCTGTGTCACTACTAGGTggtttctgaaataaaaataaaacaaatattacAACAAATATGGGAAGGCCACAaggaaaatataattaaatttcaattcataCCTTTTTTGAATGCAACAAACAACGGTATACAGCCATTTTTTGTCCTGcttgattttgaaaataaattttagggCTTCCCACAGATGCTTTGAGTGTTCCCTCAGATGAATCTTCTTCACTATCTGAACCTGATATACTGGATATTCCATCTTCAATTTCACAGAATTCATCTTGGCTAATGGGTGGTTTTCCATTCAACTTTAATTTTAGATTATAACGGTGTAAATCATCCCTATAATGCAGTCTATAGTCATCATTTCCTGTAAAACTGATGAGGCAGGTTCGGCAATGTAGTTCTTCACCTAATAGCTGATCAGTTGTCTTGATTGGTTCTGATGGGATACAAAAACTAATGATAATTGTTaacattaaacaaatttttaatacaAAATTTACCTTCAAGCGCAAAAACTTCATCCCTGACTTTCGAAGCACACAGCACTAGTCCATTCCATATTTCCGAAACGTCTTGTTGGTTGCAAATAatatatcttttctttttttcactacGAGGTACCGTTCCTAAATTAACTGTATCACATGTAGCCattgaaaaaccaaataaatttcTCCGTAAAAGTGGAGTTAGCCTATGTTTACATGCGCAACGAAGAACGAATAATTCTAGTTCAAGAAAACTAGAACTAGCAAACCAGAAACCACTCTGTAGCAGACTCACAGTCACCGGTTTGACATTCGCACATTCcacgtgtttttcttttggctcatCCACTAgtgccaatataaatatatgaaattatttctattatttttatgatttgataaaaaaattattgatttttaaatttttagaatttaattcaataaaataattaacatATATAATCGTTTCATATTTAATTGGTTTTAATTGATCGATTTGCTGACTAGGTGTAGGCTATATCGATACTACTAGTTTAGTGTttggtaaagaaaaataatagcaATTTACCATTTCTCTATTTTACGTGTTTAATTTTTGTGAGTTCCGGCAGTGAAATTGGCTGTTATTTCGTTTATATATTGAGTATTTGAGCACTAGATCCAAATGTCGGAAGTGGAAGACAATTCGATTCCTCACTCAGtagcaaaaaaacaaagaaaaagtaacCGTAGAAGGGGACGCACATCACAAGTAAGTTGAATCTTGTTCTATCGGTTGTCTTATTTGTTtcctaataataaaatataacgATGTTCTAGAGAAAACGTGGAGGACGAAGTCAAAACTCAGATCTAGACGATGATGACGACTTGGATCTTGAACTGGCATTTAGCTCTCTTCCATCCTTCAGTCTTGATCTTAAACTTACAACGGATaagtttgaaaatttgtttgttcaagAGATGCAAGGAAAGGGTAAGTTAATATCCATTGTCAacttaatttatttgaaaatgttaaatattTATAGTTCTACAGATTTTACCATGGGATATGTTCAAAAGAATGGTTTCAGTACCcctttattatttaaagataAGTCAGGGCTGGATATGAAAGTTCCAAAATCTGATTTTTCTGTTGGAGATGTTAGACAGTGTGTTGGTAATTATAGAAATTAGATCTTAGTGCTTATATTTGTGAGTAATACTTTAAAAATTGTAGGTTCAAGAAGAATGGTGGATGTAATGGAAGTTGCTACTCAAAGGAATTTGGAAATGACTATGAAAGAATGGCAGCAGTACTATGAAAGCCCCAATAAAGATCGCTTATTGAATGTCATTAGCCTAGAGTTTTCCCACACAAAGCTCGAACACATGGTCCATCCTCCTTCAACAgtacattttttcttgttgttgttgttcacagTTGCAGCATGTAATTTAACATCTTACATTGCAGGTTAGTCTTCTTGACTGGGTTGAGGTCATGTGGCCTCGGGCTTTGAGAATGCTTCAAAAAGAATCGACTAACTCAATGGACGATATGTGGTATCCCAAAGTTCAGAAATATTGTTTGATGAGCGTCGCTGGGTGTTACACAGATTTTCATATTGACTTTGGTGGCACTTCAGTCTGGTACCACATTATCAGGGGTTCTAAGGTCTGTACCAAATATCCACATACACTGTTATAACTTATTTACATGAACAAGTTGTTTAGGTTTTCTGGTTGATACCTCCGACGGAACGTAATCTACAGTTGTACGAACAATGGACTTTATCCGGCAAGCAGAGcgacattttttttggtgaTCTGGTCGAGAAATGTGGTCGTGTACATTTGGTGGCTGGCTACACTTTCCTCATTCCCTCAGGCTGGATTCATGCAGTTTACACACCATCAGATTCTCTCGTATTCGGTGGCAATTTCCTTCATAGCTTTGCCATTGAAAATCAATTACGGATAGCGCAATTGGAAGACAGCACTCGCGTACCTGCTAAATttcgtttccctttttataCGGAGATGCTTTGGTATGTACTCGAAAGATACGTCTACACTTTATTGGGGAAAGACCACCTGGATTTTTCTCAACTTCAACCAGTATGTTCCGTAAATACTCAAGCTCtattaatttttactttgactTTAATAAttctcatttatttaaaaagggaCAGACGAATATCGAAAAAGTCACACCAAGTCAACCGCAACACGTCCACTTAACAGCCAGTGAATTACATGGCCTTCGAGCGATTGTGCTCTATTTACATTCACTAGCTCCAACACGCAAGAACGTTCCTGATTTGCTTGTAAACCCCGTTGCCCTAATCCAAGACGTCCGGACTTTAGTTGAACAGCATAGAAAAGATCAAACCCACTTAGCCATAACAGGGGTTCCTGTTGTAAGGGTTGCACAACCAGCCAACTCTAAAAGCAAGAAACCTCTTCCTACTTCATTCAACACCACACCTATTAAAGTCGAACACAGTGTTTCTTCAACTTCACGTTCATCAGTTCTCCAAACCACACCTAGCTGTTCAAGTTCGCAAGTTTCCGTTATTGTGAAAAGAGAACTTGTTGAAAACAAGGTTGAACAAGTAATTCCTAAGAACGATGTGTTGTCACCAATCATTATCAAGAAAGAGGAGCCGACAGAGGAATCAAATGAACCCTATGAGGCACTTGTGTCAGAAACAAAGTTCTCTCCACATAAAATGGAATCCCCCTTCCCTCACCTGCGGGATCAACtcaggcaacaacaacaattggaGATGGCTAAAAAAGTGCGGCAGCCTGTCGTTGCGTTAGCGCGACCATCTACCATTAGCCACATTGATTCAAAAACACAGAGGAGAAAAGCTTCCGGAATTTTGCTAGGCCAACTG
The sequence above is drawn from the Daphnia pulicaria isolate SC F1-1A chromosome 1, SC_F0-13Bv2, whole genome shotgun sequence genome and encodes:
- the LOC124340909 gene encoding jmjC domain-containing histone demethylation protein 1-like isoform X1 produces the protein MSEVEDNSIPHSVAKKQRKSNRRRGRTSQRKRGGRSQNSDLDDDDDLDLELAFSSLPSFSLDLKLTTDKFENLFVQEMQGKDFTMGYVQKNGFSTPLLFKDKSGLDMKVPKSDFSVGDVRQCVGSRRMVDVMEVATQRNLEMTMKEWQQYYESPNKDRLLNVISLEFSHTKLEHMVHPPSTVSLLDWVEVMWPRALRMLQKESTNSMDDMWYPKVQKYCLMSVAGCYTDFHIDFGGTSVWYHIIRGSKVFWLIPPTERNLQLYEQWTLSGKQSDIFFGDLVEKCGRVHLVAGYTFLIPSGWIHAVYTPSDSLVFGGNFLHSFAIENQLRIAQLEDSTRVPAKFRFPFYTEMLWYVLERYVYTLLGKDHLDFSQLQPGQTNIEKVTPSQPQHVHLTASELHGLRAIVLYLHSLAPTRKNVPDLLVNPVALIQDVRTLVEQHRKDQTHLAITGVPVVRVAQPANSKSKKPLPTSFNTTPIKVEHSVSSTSRSSVLQTTPSCSSSQVSVIVKRELVENKVEQVIPKNDVLSPIIIKKEEPTEESNEPYEALVSETKFSPHKMESPFPHLRDQLRQQQQLEMAKKVRQPVVALARPSTISHIDSKTQRRKASGILLGQLSDKLELILRPELLIPVFQYLSIGELLVCMRVCRSWNRYSIDPSLWKLMDLSHRQLTPIVLAGIIRRQPRCLVMDWSSFSHQQCAWLMDRLPHLTTLSIQGCNASVLAALKLPSVSPTAFNRALQPKLTVLDLSWVSGLNDILIEKTILPASAHRLSNLKQLALAGSQLTDQSLVAVASSFPALDNLCLAYCLQFTSHGLRAMLLTNNGQLSRIDLMGCTQLLSFDYPTLQKELCSNNPRLCLPDDITSDSQPIHRCFRLSLPTLHN
- the LOC124340909 gene encoding jmjC domain-containing histone demethylation protein 1-like isoform X2 — protein: MGYVQKNGFSTPLLFKDKSGLDMKVPKSDFSVGDVRQCVGSRRMVDVMEVATQRNLEMTMKEWQQYYESPNKDRLLNVISLEFSHTKLEHMVHPPSTVSLLDWVEVMWPRALRMLQKESTNSMDDMWYPKVQKYCLMSVAGCYTDFHIDFGGTSVWYHIIRGSKVFWLIPPTERNLQLYEQWTLSGKQSDIFFGDLVEKCGRVHLVAGYTFLIPSGWIHAVYTPSDSLVFGGNFLHSFAIENQLRIAQLEDSTRVPAKFRFPFYTEMLWYVLERYVYTLLGKDHLDFSQLQPGQTNIEKVTPSQPQHVHLTASELHGLRAIVLYLHSLAPTRKNVPDLLVNPVALIQDVRTLVEQHRKDQTHLAITGVPVVRVAQPANSKSKKPLPTSFNTTPIKVEHSVSSTSRSSVLQTTPSCSSSQVSVIVKRELVENKVEQVIPKNDVLSPIIIKKEEPTEESNEPYEALVSETKFSPHKMESPFPHLRDQLRQQQQLEMAKKVRQPVVALARPSTISHIDSKTQRRKASGILLGQLSDKLELILRPELLIPVFQYLSIGELLVCMRVCRSWNRYSIDPSLWKLMDLSHRQLTPIVLAGIIRRQPRCLVMDWSSFSHQQCAWLMDRLPHLTTLSIQGCNASVLAALKLPSVSPTAFNRALQPKLTVLDLSWVSGLNDILIEKTILPASAHRLSNLKQLALAGSQLTDQSLVAVASSFPALDNLCLAYCLQFTSHGLRAMLLTNNGQLSRIDLMGCTQLLSFDYPTLQKELCSNNPRLCLPDDITSDSQPIHRCFRLSLPTLHN